Within Brachyhypopomus gauderio isolate BG-103 chromosome 4, BGAUD_0.2, whole genome shotgun sequence, the genomic segment AACCCCAAATATTTGCAGTTTTCTAGatataaattaaaataaatagacAATTTTTATGGTACAGGGAAAAAGCTGTGAATTTATCACTAGTTACctttttattagtttttttcTCTACATGTTTTGTAAGAAAAATCTGACAACAAAAACCTCAATATTTGCTTTTCAGATTTTCCCCATTATTTTCAAATGTTAATGTGTACAACAGGATAAACATTGAAAACCAAAATGTTAAAAAACTATACGCAAAGggattttaaaaacatgttcatgaaataaataaataaaatacctaTGCATATTTACTTCCAGAAAATATATTCATGAAGCGTATATTTATGAAGCACAgcttgggtgggtgggtggggacGAAAGGCTGAGAGTACTtggttgctgttgttgtttatttcattttgagtgtgcacgtgtgtgtgaagttgaggggtggggggagctGGCTAATGGAGATGCCGCGTGCGGGGAGATCAATTCGCAGCCAGTCCTGTTGCCTCGGACGAGAGTCTGAAAGACAAAGCAATGCTACACTCAGCTGTGGTACGGCAATAAAACACGCTGCACACCTGCAcgtgagagtgcgtgtgaggAGCGATGGCGAGGGCGTGGTGAAGTCAGGCGCAACAAAAAAGCCTTCTGCAAATCAGACTGTCTTTTGAATCTGTGGGGTTAATAGGGGTCAACTATGGATTCCGATGCATAATCAGAAAAACTGGGAAACTAGACTTGGACAGAGAAATGTGGAGCCATTGCAATGCAGCTTTAATTATGTAGATCATCTTGAGGAAAAAGAATAAGGGAATGAAGAGTGGAGGTGCCCCTCGCTGAACTGATAAAGATGGACGGACATGCTTATCCCACCTTAAAATGTCATGAGTTCAAAGGTGAGCGTTCCATAGTAATTATCACTGCTATGCAGGATGAATataatttatttacattttgtaaAGTTTTGTAATTTTTCTCTCGCATTTTTGAATAACTTACATGTGTGGCATTTTTCCTCTCTAAATTGAACAGCCTATAAATAGGATAACAATAAAAAAAGTACAGGAGGCTTCACAGACATCTATGCTCTTCATATTGAATTCTAGGTGTGTGTACACCTATACACACTTCTACATTACCTAGCATTGATGAGGTATTCGGCCAGGCTAATACTGGCGGGGGAACCGGTGATGGTAACTTGGCGGTCACTGGAGCCCTCAACAGGGTTGGCGATCTTGATTTGTGCGCCAGACATTTGACGAATCTCGTTTATCTTGGCACCTTGGCGGCCAATGATGCAGCCAATCAACTGAGAAAAAAAATGTTGCCCAATACAACAAAGTCCATTAGTATATTCAAATATGCCAGACATCTTTTGTAAGCGAAGTCCCTGCAGAACTCGGCTGACGGGTGAACAGTTACTAAAACACGCCTAAATAATCGTTATGTAAAGTAGGCAGCCTTTCAAATATATTGTAAGGAATAATAACCTCAAGAAAACATCTAAACTGTTCTAAGGGAAAAAAATGTTTACTGTTCTGCATGGACTGCAGTTCTTGAGAAAGTGGGTGGTAAAACATGCTATTTCGGGCCTTGTGGATCTGGAtgcccatttatttatttttaacacccccccccccccccccccccccccccccccgaagcTTATGGCTATTTACGAATTGGATCTTGGCCGAACAGGTTTTAACTGACAACCATAAATTCTTCACCTCCAATCTGCAATTATAAAAAGAAACCTCTCCCCAATAATTCCCCGCATTTAAGACAGAATACACCCACATCCAACTTACGTCGTTTGGAATGGTCAGTTCATGAGAGCCAGTCTGTGCAGAAGCATCCATCCCAGCTGTAGAGGAACAGAAGTGTGTATCAACACCCATGATGACCCCCCAGCACAGAGAAAGACCACGATCACATCAGCATGACTCACCAGTGAAGCCTTGGCCACTGGGGGCCAACGGAAATGGACTCTGCTGCATGGCCAACTGGTGAAGTTTAGTAAGCTATGAAGCAAAAACAGTTATTTATCAGAGGACAGACTGAAAACCATTTTTTTAAATTGTCAAATACCAAGAAAAGGAAAGACACAGTTCCCGGGACTGCGGACTGATAGGAGTATTTCAAGTGTGAACAGAACATGTCTTACATCAGGCTGAGGAATGGCATGTTGTCCCTGCACCGCATATGCCTGAAGACCAGCAACACGCCCGGGGGAGAGATGGACCAGCAACACGCCCGGGGGAGAGATGGACCAGCAACACGCCCGGGGGAGAGATGGACCAGCAACACGCCCGGGGGAGAGATGGACCAGAAACACGCCCAGAGTGCAGGAAAACAACCACATCAAAGTCAAAACCTGATATCCTGATCAACAGAAGAGTGGCGTGTGTTGACCTGCCACACAAACCTGTCCTCCAGCGAAGATAACAGGCGATCCTGAGGGTTTGGGTCGATACGGGATGGTGACGCCTTTGGGAGGAGACTAGGAAAAATGGGAGAAAGATGGTCAACGGAGAGGTCCAATGAGCAATGAtcctattaaaaaaaaaaatactgattCATAGTAAACATCAGAGCTGCCCAATATATAAATCACAGGATCAAAGCACATGGCGGTAATAAGAGGCCACATGGCCCGATTACCTCCAGCATCACCACGCAGATCTGTTTGACACACTCAATGATGGACAGTGGTGTCCCAGCGATGGTGATGGCTCGTTCAGTGGAGTTAGGTAGCATGTCCCCAGCCACCTGTACCTGAGCTCCAGTTGACTGGAGTGAACGAAAACCCAAACGTTACGATTTGAAACAATCCAGCCGTCCTATTGATACGGACGCCGACGGCCCACACTCACCTCTCTGATCTCTTTGATCTTGCAGCCACCCTTGCCAATGAGAGAGCCGCACTGACTAGCAGGCACCACGATGCGCAGGGTGACCGGGGGCTTGGACGTGGCCGTACTATTGGACATGGAGCTGCTGATGTCCTAAAAGACACAGCGGGTGGCTGAGGTCAGATGGAGGAAGGTCGGCGGTCCCGAGTGGCCAAACAGGAAAGCATTTACCCCACCATCGGGGCATTTACCCCACTGTTCACATGTGATTTTTTGTATTAGGCACCAATCCCAATGCACTGAGATTTGTATCACAGGtaaattacattatattaattattacaTTATTGTTGTTGCGGTTGTTGCAGAGTGTTAAAAGTAATTCTGAGCAAAGAATATATTATGAATTCAAAATGGTCATATACCAGAATCCAGCCAAATGTCACGTAATGAACATGTAAAACTGTCGTGACACATGTTCTGGGTGAGCTACTGGACGCAAACCACATGCCACAAATACAAATATAAAGATTTTATACTATAAAGAACATGTTAAAAGGTATTTTGTGAATAAGTACATAAGCAAAGCCTGCGGTTAAAATCCCACTTAAAGCTGCACTCATTTTTGTCATTTTGCTCCATACGTGGGTATCAGAACTCCACCTGCTGCACACCCACATCCTAACATATCCATCCTAACATCTCTAAAGCCCTTCCTTCCAAAAAAACATGCATGCTTAGTAATtagcctttaaaaaaaacaaccataGTTGCCTTAGCAAAATAACATTCTTTATGAACATGCAAAATAAATGACAGACAGGATGCCTCCCTGAAGGGAACTTCCCTGATTGGTAAATACATACCCTTCTGTAATTTGTAGAAACACAAATGTTTTTCACCTACAGCCATTATTTTAATAATGGTCATTAAAATGTAAAGACAGCTTAGCCAGAGAGTTCTTAAAATAACTCCCAGTAGTTTTAACAATAATGGCACGATGTTTTCACCAGCCCTTTACAGATGAAATAGAAGAGCTGTTCACTCCTCAGTCAGTTCACCATAAAGGGCTGTTAGaagtgcagggggggggggggggggggggtgctcccTAATACATTCCTGTAGCTCCAGCTGGATTTACTTCACTCAACTCATTTAAAGTGCAAAATTAGCACAGCAGCACGAGCTTCCGGATGTCACGTACGCAAAGGCATCAAAGACGAGACGGCAAACACGTCCATACATTTAAGACCTCCGGCCCCCTTTGGGAATTCAAGGTTCCAACACATGGAGCTCTGAGACTGGTACCACACAAAGGGCCATCTGTACCGCCACACACCACCAAGGAGAGCCGGGGGAGAGCGAGGGGCTCGCCGACCGCCAGTCCAGTAACGTCACTGGAGGTCTTAAGTTGGTTCCCATTCAGCACTGCTCTCCCCGTGACATGATGGCAAACCCCTCTCAATAACTGTGGAATAAGAACAAAGTAGATGAGTAGGTTGTTGGACAATACCTCTTCCAGTTTGTCGATGATCATGGAGAAGGCTTTAAAGATGGCGGTGGTGGGCCCAGCCAGCGTTATGATCCTCTCGGGGCAGTTCCCTTCAGAGATGTTGATGCGAGCGCCACTCTGCAGGAGGCCAGTCAAACCAGACCAGACGAACAAGGGacaagagtgagtgagtgagtaaccTACCCCTACTAAGAGTCTGGGGCAGTAAAGAAACCAAACCAATATAGTTGGACTTATTGGTCTATGAATTTAAAGGGATTCaaaatgtacagtatatataaaGAACGTAAAATTATATACTGGGGAAGAACGCTCACCTCTTCTCGCATCTTTTTCACTGATTCACCTTTCTGCAAGGGGAGAAATGTCCTTTATTTAATAAGGGTAATGTCGGCTATACCAACAGAGGCAGAGTACACACAGGGAAGACGCGCTtgaacacaattacaacaaTCATTGATAAAGCCAAAGCTTTACAGGCCAGCTTGAAGCTGTTTTTATTGTGCATAAAATTTCTACATACATATATTCATATACATAAGACAACAAAATGAAAGTTTAAATGAGTAATTTAAATGTTTCAATATTTGAAACTTACTGGTAAAAAACAAGATTAAATCAGTAAatgggaggtgtgtgtaaaGACGTGATGGAGGAATCAGACTGACCTTCCCAATGATGCTTCCAACCTCCTTCCCATGCATCAGCAGCCTGATGGTCAGAGTGACGTTGAGGCCACCTTCAATCACACCCGTGTCCATCCCTGTGCTCTGGAGATCTACCTGCTCTCACTATGCTCTTTGGTCACCAATGTAaaacctgccacacacacatatccaccaTCAAAATTTAAAATAACTACACGAGCTTACTCATGACAGAAAAGGGAATATAGCCTAGCTTGTGATAATATAGACACGACAGGTGAATGTGAACCTGGGCCAGCATACTTAATTATATATGGAGTGTTTCCTAAAGAATGGAAAGTTTGCATTGCGATATTTCCTTTACTTCACTACACACAAGTCCAACATCATTCCAGCAACTGGTTTGAAATGTTCAGTACAGCTTTGGACAGTGCAACAACCTTTCTGAACTTgtacatttttgcattcttaatTTATGTGATACAGAAAAGTCTGTGATTAGAGATGACAAATATGTAAAGGATGTAGTTCAGTATCTATTTCAATTCAGATCATAAAGGCAAAATTCTGGGACATGAAGTGAGCATGGATACAATTAGCAATAAGCATTTAGTGATATGGCCAGTTAATAAAATTAGACTGTTAGCCTAATGCACTGACAATTGTTGTGAAGATGAATTTATTAAAAAGGTTGCACACTTATCATACTACGAAAAATTCGCTTGAATTTGGTTCAGAACAGCAGAACTCATTGACATACAGAAGAAAGCACCCACAAACTGATATGAGAACATGCACCAAATTGTAATCCACTCATCTACTTGTTCAATAATACGAGCCTTAGACAGTTTAATTCATtcgcattttattttatttgcccCAATAATTCTGCATACCTCTTCAAGGAATAAAATGCACCATTAatacaaaacaataaaatagGTACATGCCCAGAAATATCTCCAAATtcaaaaaaaactaacaaataCAGGATTATTTATCTTTAATCCCAATTAGTTCATTTATGGAAAAACTCAAGTTCTTACAAGGATCTTGTTTGGCTAGTCTACAAAATCTGAATTAATAAAAACTAAGAATTGCATTAATTTTGACCATCATCCTACAAGTGCTCAGCATACATGAGAACGTCTTCAGGGCATCAGGTAGTTTCCTCATGAAGCTGGTGAAGAGCACCAGGAGCATCCAGAGCTTCATTCTAAACTGTCCAGGAATGGGCGGCTCTGACGAACCTTATAATCCAATCTACAGCCATCTATTATGGTTGACGGTCATGTCATTTCATTGTTTTGATGACACCTTCGCTGTTTTTATAAAATGtagaaaatatttaaaaataaacaaactagGTGTATTCTAATGTTTGAGTGGTagt encodes:
- the pcbp2 gene encoding poly(rC)-binding protein 2, yielding MDTGVIEGGLNVTLTIRLLMHGKEVGSIIGKKGESVKKMREESGARINISEGNCPERIITLAGPTTAIFKAFSMIIDKLEEDISSSMSNSTATSKPPVTLRIVVPASQCGSLIGKGGCKIKEIRESTGAQVQVAGDMLPNSTERAITIAGTPLSIIECVKQICVVMLESPPKGVTIPYRPKPSGSPVIFAGGQAYAVQGQHAIPQPDLTKLHQLAMQQSPFPLAPSGQGFTAGMDASAQTGSHELTIPNDLIGCIIGRQGAKINEIRQMSGAQIKIANPVEGSSDRQVTITGSPASISLAEYLINARLSSEATGLAAN